Proteins co-encoded in one Polynucleobacter sp. MG-6-Vaara-E2 genomic window:
- a CDS encoding acyl-CoA synthetase, which produces MVNIYEQGLERNPANFTPITPLLFLERSAEIYPKKIAVVHGKLRQTWAQTYERCRRLASALQKHGIGLGDTVAVMLPNTPPMVEAHFGIPMAGAVLNALNTRLDPESIAFMLNHGEAKVVIVDPEFSGVMKKALEIAKKDSGRDFLVIDVEEKEYDVLGEKLGKLTYEQLLAEGDPNFAWQVPADEWQAICLNYTSGTTGNPKGVVYHHRGAAINAVSNVLDWDINKHPVYLWTLPMFHCNGWCFPWTIAARAGVNVCLRRVDAQHIFAAIKEHGVTHYCAAPIVHNLLVNAPDELKAGVPAGVKGLIAGAAPPASIIEGMEKLGFDLTHVYGLTEVYGPAAVCVKQDEWNDVDIGERARLNARQGVRYHMQQAIAVLDPETMKPVPADGETMGEIMFKGNIAMKGYLKNEKATKEAFEGGWFHSGDLAVMNPDGYVKMKDRSKDIIISGGENISSVEVEDVLYRHPAVIAAAVVAKPDPKWGETPCAFLEIKPGMDVTPADIIAHCKQHLAGFKVPRAIVFCELPKTSTGKIQKFELRKQAGSASAIDV; this is translated from the coding sequence ATGGTAAATATTTATGAACAAGGCCTAGAGCGTAATCCTGCAAACTTCACTCCGATTACTCCTCTTCTATTTTTAGAGCGCTCTGCAGAAATCTACCCAAAGAAGATCGCGGTAGTTCATGGCAAGCTTCGTCAAACTTGGGCGCAGACCTATGAGCGCTGCCGCCGCTTGGCAAGCGCTTTACAAAAGCACGGGATTGGCCTTGGCGATACGGTTGCTGTGATGCTGCCCAATACGCCCCCAATGGTGGAGGCTCATTTTGGCATTCCGATGGCTGGTGCAGTCTTGAATGCTTTAAATACTCGTTTGGATCCAGAGTCAATTGCCTTCATGCTCAATCATGGTGAGGCAAAAGTCGTGATTGTGGATCCCGAGTTCTCGGGTGTCATGAAGAAAGCGCTTGAGATCGCGAAGAAAGATTCAGGCCGTGATTTTTTAGTCATCGATGTTGAAGAAAAAGAATATGACGTACTTGGTGAGAAGTTAGGAAAACTCACTTATGAGCAATTACTAGCCGAAGGCGATCCCAACTTTGCATGGCAAGTCCCAGCAGATGAGTGGCAAGCAATTTGTTTGAACTACACCTCTGGTACTACTGGTAATCCTAAGGGCGTGGTGTACCACCATCGTGGCGCCGCAATTAATGCTGTCTCTAACGTACTAGATTGGGATATCAACAAACATCCTGTATATCTTTGGACTTTGCCGATGTTCCATTGCAATGGTTGGTGTTTCCCGTGGACCATAGCAGCACGTGCTGGCGTGAACGTTTGCTTGCGTCGGGTTGATGCGCAGCATATTTTTGCCGCTATTAAAGAGCATGGTGTGACTCACTATTGTGCAGCGCCAATTGTGCATAACCTTTTAGTGAATGCTCCTGATGAACTTAAGGCTGGCGTACCAGCAGGTGTCAAAGGCTTAATCGCAGGAGCTGCGCCTCCTGCTTCGATTATTGAGGGCATGGAGAAACTGGGCTTTGATTTAACCCATGTTTATGGTTTAACTGAAGTCTATGGCCCTGCTGCTGTCTGTGTAAAACAGGATGAATGGAATGATGTGGATATCGGCGAGCGCGCTCGTTTGAATGCGCGTCAAGGTGTGCGCTATCACATGCAGCAAGCCATTGCAGTGCTGGATCCTGAAACTATGAAGCCTGTTCCCGCAGATGGAGAAACCATGGGCGAGATTATGTTCAAGGGCAATATTGCCATGAAGGGTTACCTTAAGAACGAGAAGGCTACCAAGGAAGCTTTTGAGGGTGGCTGGTTCCATTCTGGGGATTTAGCGGTCATGAACCCAGACGGTTATGTGAAGATGAAAGATCGCAGTAAGGACATCATTATCTCTGGCGGTGAAAATATCTCCTCAGTGGAAGTGGAGGATGTTCTCTATCGTCATCCAGCCGTGATTGCTGCTGCAGTAGTGGCTAAGCCTGATCCAAAGTGGGGCGAGACCCCATGCGCATTCCTAGAGATTAAGCCTGGTATGGACGTAACGCCGGCAGACATTATTGCCCACTGTAAGCAGCATCTCGCAGGTTTCAAAGTGCCTAGAGCGATTGTGTTTTGCGAGCTGCCAAAGACTTCTACGGGAAAAATTCAGAAGTTTGAGCTGCGCAAGCAGGCAGGATCAGCATCCGCTATTGATGTCTAG
- a CDS encoding acyl-CoA dehydrogenase: MPYVAPVKDMLFVMNELAGLSDVVAYPSYADAGADVDLAPAILEESAKFNQDVVAPLNWTGDQKPSSLKDGVVTTTPGFKEAFEQFASAGWQGVIHPAEFGGQGLPKLIATACFEMVHSASLSFALCPMLTDGAIEALLTAASPELQEQFVPSMISGEWTGSMCLTEPQAGSDLSMVRSKAVPQGDGTYKIFGTKIYITYGEHDMAKNIVHLVLARTPDAPEGVKGISLFVVPKFLVNADGSLGERNDVHCVSIEHKLGIKASPTAVLQFGDHGGAIGYLVGEENRGLEYMFVMMNAARFAVGMQGIAVAERAYQKAVQYAKDRVQSRDLAGSAGPVAIIHQPDVKRMLMTMRSYVEASRALAYYAAAAYDAQHASPDESVRKANQSVYEFLVPIVKGFSTEMSIEVASLGVQVHGGMGFIEETGAAQHYRDARILTIYEGTTAIQANDLVGRKTVRDGGATAKVLSQRIAETEKELAASGSADAKAVLKQLTAGRAAFDEAVAYILANAKTETKAVYAGSFAYLRLSGLVLGGWQMARSLLAAERLRDTDSAFYNTKIATARFFAENLLPQSGALATSIIEGGYSTNALEVEQF, encoded by the coding sequence ATGCCATACGTAGCCCCCGTTAAAGACATGTTATTTGTGATGAACGAGCTAGCGGGGCTATCTGATGTGGTGGCCTATCCATCTTATGCGGATGCTGGTGCAGATGTTGATTTGGCCCCAGCAATCTTAGAGGAGTCGGCAAAGTTTAATCAAGATGTTGTGGCGCCACTCAATTGGACTGGCGATCAAAAGCCGAGCTCATTAAAAGATGGTGTAGTGACAACTACCCCTGGCTTTAAAGAAGCATTTGAACAATTTGCTTCTGCAGGCTGGCAGGGCGTGATTCACCCTGCAGAGTTTGGTGGACAAGGTCTACCAAAACTGATTGCAACAGCTTGCTTTGAAATGGTTCACTCTGCAAGCCTGTCTTTTGCTTTGTGCCCAATGCTGACTGATGGTGCAATTGAGGCGCTCTTGACTGCAGCGAGCCCAGAGCTTCAAGAGCAATTTGTGCCGAGCATGATTTCTGGTGAGTGGACTGGCTCCATGTGTCTCACTGAGCCACAAGCGGGTTCTGATTTATCTATGGTGCGCTCTAAGGCTGTGCCTCAAGGTGATGGCACTTACAAAATATTTGGCACCAAGATCTATATCACCTATGGTGAACACGATATGGCCAAGAATATTGTGCATTTAGTTTTGGCTAGGACACCAGATGCGCCAGAAGGAGTTAAAGGAATCTCTTTATTCGTAGTGCCGAAGTTCTTAGTCAATGCTGATGGCTCATTAGGTGAGCGTAATGATGTTCATTGTGTATCGATTGAACATAAGCTAGGCATTAAGGCTAGCCCAACTGCTGTATTGCAGTTTGGCGATCACGGTGGTGCGATAGGTTATTTGGTTGGCGAAGAAAATCGTGGCCTGGAATATATGTTTGTCATGATGAATGCCGCACGATTTGCTGTCGGTATGCAGGGTATTGCTGTGGCAGAGCGCGCTTATCAAAAGGCAGTGCAGTACGCCAAAGATCGTGTGCAAAGTCGTGATCTTGCTGGTTCTGCTGGTCCTGTAGCCATCATTCATCAGCCAGATGTGAAGCGGATGTTAATGACAATGCGCTCTTACGTAGAGGCATCCCGTGCCTTGGCATACTACGCTGCTGCTGCCTATGATGCGCAACATGCTTCACCGGATGAGTCGGTTCGTAAAGCAAATCAATCTGTTTATGAATTTTTAGTACCGATCGTTAAGGGTTTCTCCACCGAGATGTCAATTGAAGTTGCTAGCTTAGGTGTGCAAGTTCACGGTGGTATGGGCTTTATTGAAGAGACTGGTGCGGCTCAACACTATCGTGATGCACGCATTTTGACGATCTATGAAGGTACAACTGCAATTCAGGCAAATGATCTAGTTGGTAGAAAAACTGTCCGCGATGGCGGTGCTACTGCAAAAGTACTGTCACAAAGAATTGCTGAAACAGAAAAAGAACTTGCTGCCAGTGGCAGTGCTGATGCTAAAGCGGTGCTAAAGCAGTTAACTGCTGGGCGCGCGGCATTTGATGAGGCAGTTGCTTACATCTTGGCGAACGCAAAAACAGAGACGAAAGCTGTCTACGCAGGTAGTTTTGCCTATCTCCGTTTGTCCGGCTTGGTATTAGGGGGCTGGCAAATGGCGCGTAGCTTATTAGCTGCCGAACGTTTACGCGATACTGATTCTGCTTTCTACAATACTAAGATTGCAACGGCTCGTTTCTTTGCGGAAAACTTATTGCCACAATCTGGGGCTTTAGCTACTTCAATTATTGAGGGTGGTTACTCTACCAACGCATTAGAGGTGGAGCAGTTCTAA
- a CDS encoding electron transfer flavoprotein subunit beta/FixA family protein → MKILVAVKRVVDYNVKVRVKSDNSGVDIANVKMSMNPFDEIAVEEAVRLKEAGVATEVVVVTAGVTQCQETLRTALAIGADRAVLVETDTDLQPLAVAKILKALSEKEQAQIIILGKQAIDDDSNQTGQMLASLLDIPQATFASKVLIADGKATVTREVDGGLETIALTLPVVITTDLRLNEPRYVTLPNIMKAKKKTIDIVKPEDLGIDIAPRLKTLKVEEPPKRSAGVMVADVAALVEKLKNEAKVI, encoded by the coding sequence ATGAAGATCTTAGTTGCGGTTAAGCGCGTTGTTGATTACAACGTCAAAGTTCGAGTGAAGTCAGATAACTCTGGCGTCGATATTGCTAACGTCAAAATGAGTATGAATCCTTTTGATGAGATCGCCGTTGAAGAGGCGGTTCGCCTTAAAGAAGCTGGTGTCGCTACTGAAGTTGTTGTTGTCACTGCAGGCGTTACTCAGTGTCAAGAAACCTTGCGTACTGCCTTGGCGATTGGTGCAGACCGCGCAGTCTTGGTAGAGACTGATACTGATTTGCAACCTTTAGCTGTTGCGAAGATTCTCAAAGCCCTCTCTGAGAAAGAGCAAGCGCAAATCATCATTCTTGGTAAACAGGCAATTGATGACGACAGCAATCAAACTGGTCAGATGTTGGCAAGTCTCTTGGATATTCCACAGGCCACCTTCGCATCTAAGGTGTTAATCGCTGATGGTAAGGCAACAGTGACTCGTGAAGTTGATGGCGGACTGGAAACAATCGCTTTAACATTACCAGTAGTCATTACGACTGACTTACGTCTCAATGAGCCGCGGTATGTGACCTTGCCGAATATCATGAAGGCGAAGAAAAAGACGATTGATATCGTCAAGCCTGAGGACTTGGGTATCGATATTGCCCCGCGTCTAAAAACTCTCAAAGTAGAAGAGCCGCCGAAGCGTAGCGCAGGTGTGATGGTTGCTGATGTAGCCGCTCTTGTTGAAAAACTCAAAAATGAAGCGAAGGTGATCTAA
- a CDS encoding electron transfer flavoprotein subunit alpha/FixB family protein, producing MAALVIAEHDNQSLKAATLNAVAAALQCSPEVDVLVAGSGADAAAASASQITGVRKVIQIDAANLADQLAEPLAAQILSLASGYSHILAPATASGKNVLPRVAAKLDVAQLSDITKVVSADTFERPIYAGNAIATVQSSDPIKIITVRTTGFDPVAGTGGSAAVEKAAAADSAGKSSFVGRELTKSDRPELTAAKIIVSGGRGLGSGEKYQELVVPLADKLGAALGASRAAVDAGYVPNDYQVGQTGKIVAPQLYVAVGISGAIQHLAGMKDSKVIVAINKDPEAPIFGVADYGLVADLFTAVPELTKALS from the coding sequence ATGGCTGCTCTTGTTATTGCTGAACACGACAATCAATCCTTAAAAGCGGCAACCTTGAATGCAGTTGCTGCAGCCCTGCAATGTTCTCCAGAGGTGGATGTATTAGTGGCCGGTAGCGGTGCTGATGCAGCCGCTGCCTCCGCATCACAAATTACTGGTGTACGCAAAGTCATTCAAATTGATGCAGCAAATCTTGCTGATCAACTAGCGGAGCCTTTAGCAGCGCAGATTCTTTCTCTGGCTAGTGGCTATAGTCATATTCTTGCTCCTGCAACAGCATCTGGTAAGAATGTCTTGCCGCGCGTTGCCGCTAAATTGGATGTTGCTCAGCTATCTGACATTACCAAAGTGGTAAGCGCTGATACTTTTGAGCGTCCAATCTATGCAGGTAATGCAATCGCTACTGTTCAGTCTAGCGATCCTATAAAGATCATCACCGTTCGTACAACGGGCTTTGATCCTGTTGCGGGTACTGGCGGTTCTGCTGCGGTTGAGAAAGCAGCTGCGGCTGACAGCGCTGGAAAATCTTCTTTCGTCGGTCGTGAACTCACTAAGTCAGATCGTCCAGAACTCACTGCAGCCAAGATCATCGTCTCTGGTGGCCGTGGTTTAGGTTCAGGTGAAAAGTACCAAGAATTGGTTGTACCTTTGGCCGATAAGTTGGGCGCTGCCTTAGGTGCTTCACGTGCTGCAGTCGATGCTGGTTATGTTCCGAATGACTATCAAGTAGGTCAAACTGGCAAGATCGTAGCTCCACAGCTTTACGTTGCTGTTGGTATCTCTGGTGCGATTCAGCACTTGGCAGGTATGAAGGACTCCAAGGTCATCGTAGCAATCAATAAAGACCCAGAAGCACCTATTTTTGGTGTGGCAGATTATGGTTTGGTTGCAGACCTCTTTACTGCCGTACCAGAACTAACGAAAGCACTCTCGTAA